In the genome of Ptychodera flava strain L36383 chromosome 13, AS_Pfla_20210202, whole genome shotgun sequence, one region contains:
- the LOC139147410 gene encoding PDZ and LIM domain protein 4-like: MSFQINWGAGAPPGGAQEDDEPKAPQPKVSQDDLEESLTGMGANPETKSETFRKLETGQAKSVFSGDVTGRETVFKKVNQPIGGMRQNLPDPSLLQCIACGNKLTGKFVKIGAHGLHNDCFNCAVCGENLKGRGYFQKDGKLYCRKDRPL, translated from the exons ATGTCTTTTCAG ATCAATTGGGGTGCAGGCGCGCCGCCGGGAGGGGCCCAAGAGGATGACGAACCGAAAGCTCCCCAACCGAAGGTGTCACAAGATGATCTGGAAGAAAGCCTGACGGGAATGGGAGCTAATCCAGAAACCAAGTCAGAAACGTTCAGGAAACTGGAAACAGGGCAGG CAAAGTCCGTATTCAGCGGCGATGTCACTGGTAGAGAAACGGTGTTCAAGAAAGTCAACCAGCCTATAGGCGGCATGCGACAGAATCTTCCAGATCCCAGCTTACTACAGTGTATTGCCTGCGGTAACAAGTTAAC CGGCAAGTTTGTAAAGATTGGTGCGCACGGCCTTCACAATGACTGTTTCAACTGTGCAGTGTGCGGCGAAAATCTTAAAGGCAGAG GTTATTTCCAGAAAGATGGCAAACTGTACTGCAGAAAAGACCGGCCATTGTGa